The Labilibaculum sp. sequence ATTTAAAATAGAACAAATGAAATATATCTGGATCATTGCATGGTTGACAGTTTTTACAAACTGCGCTATTGCAGACAATAAGGGTGATATTGTTGTTGCCGCTGATGGAACCGGAGATTACATCTCTCTGACAGAGGCAATTGATCATTTGCCATTTTACAATTATCAGCGTTTGGTAATTTTTGTAAAAAATGGTGTGTACAATGAGAAGATACGAATAGAACAGGATTACCTGACCATTCGCGGAGAAAGCCGTGACAGTACAATTATTCAATATGCTCAGCTAAGAGAAGATTGGCAAAAGAACAGAGATTATATTGGCCCTGCGGTTATCAACATTCATGCTGATGACATTATTTTAGATAATCTCACCATAAGAAACACTCAACCCAGGTTGGGGCCTCATGCGTTTACCATTTATGGTACAGGAACACGCACGATTATAACAAATTGCAATGTAACCAGCAATGGTGGCGATACTGTTTCTCTTTGGAATTATAAGGAAGGAATGTATTATCACGACAACTGCTGTTTTGAAGGAGGTGTTGATTTTGTTTGTCCCCGGGGATGGTGTTATATTTCCAACTCAAGTTTTAAAGAGTTGATGAATACCGCAGCTGTGTGGCATGCGGCTACAACAAATAAAAATCAGAAATTCGTATTGAGCAACTGTGAATTTATGGGAGTAGATAGTTTCTATTTAGCCCGTCATCATTACGATGCGCAGTTCTATTTTTTGAATTGTATTTTTCCTTCAGAAATGAGAGATAAATCGATTGTTCATGTTTTTTATCCGGATAAACCAGAGAAAAGCAGACCTTACTTGTACGGGGACAGATACAATTTTTACAATTGTAATCGTAAAAAAGGTAATTATTTATGGTTCGCCAATAATATTGATTCCAGCTCTGCAGCTAAAATATCTCCGGAATGGACATTCGATCAAAAATGGAATCCTGAAGATACTTCTTCTATTAAAGTGGTTAAAGCGGAATATGAAAACCAATCTCTTTTTTTATGGTTTGATGAAATTGTAATGCCGGTCGGCGATTTAAAAATTCAGACAAAAAGCGGTAAAGTTTTCTCCTATTTTAATGGAGTGGGACGGGAACGTTTCGAATTTAAAGGAGAAAATACTTTAACTGAGGAAGAATTACAACAGGAGTTTGAGTTGGTAAGTGGAACGATTCAAAGCATCAAAGCAACAGTAAAGCCCCGAACATTCAAATAATACAATTTAGTTTAGTCGTTGTAAATGAAAAACCCGATTGTTCATGCAAAATGCATTGGCAATCGGGTTTTATTGTGGTATCGTAAAATTATTACGATTGAGTATTACGGGTTTATAATAAACGATTTAAGCTGGTAAATCTTACAAAGACACACCTCTTTTCCAGGGAATAAAATCTTCCTGATTCAATTGATCTGCTTTGCATTCAATTTCTCCGCTGGCAACTTTTATAATATGCTCCAACATGCTTTCTCCCAATTCATCTAAAGTTTGAGTACCATCAATAACAACACCAGCGTTGATATCGATAATGTCCGACATTTTTTTAGATAGCTCAGTATTCGAAGAAACTTTTAGCACAGGAGCAACAGGATTACCCGTAGGTGTTCCCAAACCTGTAGTAAACAAAACTACATTGGCACCAGATCCAACCAATCCGGTTGTCGATTCAACATCGTTACCTGGTGTGCACAGCAAACTAAGACCATCATGTTTTACGTATTCGGTATAGTCCAGCACATCATTAATAGGAGAAGAACCTCCTTTTTTTGAAGCTCCTGCCGATTTCATCGCATCAGTAATCAGGCCGTCTTTTATATTGCCAGGCGAAGGATTCATATCAAAACCAGATCCTGCATCAATTGCTGCTTGTGCATAAGCACGCATGATTTTTATGAATTTATCAGCGTGCTCAGGATTTCCGGTTCTGCTCATCAATTCTTGCTCAACGCCGCATAATTCAGGAAACTCCGATAGAATTGCCTTACCGCCCAGGGCAGTAATTAAATCAGCAACCCGTCCCAAGGCAGGATTGGCAGAGATACCCGAAAATCCATCAGATCCTCCACATTCCAAACCAATGGTTAGTTTTGAAAGAGGAGCAGGTTTGCGTTCAATTTTATTGGCTTCAACCAAACCTTTAAATGTTTCCTTAATGGCTTTTTCAAGCATTACGGTTTCATTTCCGATTGTTTGCTGATCAAAAATTAGTACCGGTTTGTCCAGGTTTGGATCCAGGTTTTTAATGGCCTCTTGTAAAATACTTACTTGAGCATTCTGACAACCCAAACTTAATACCGTAGCTCCGGCTACATTCGGATTTTTTAAATATCCTGCCAGTAATCTGCACAAGCTATCGCTATCCTCACGAGTACCACCACAGCCACCTTCATGAGTGATGAATTTGATGTTTATCTGATCGAAAACCTGTTTTTGATCAAGATCCTCTGCTTTTGCCAATGACAATCCTTCGAAAGAAACTCCCGATTGATAACCGGCAGCCATATCCTGAACTAAATTTTCGTATGGATTGGTCTTTTTCTTACCCAAAACTTTTTCAAAAGCTTTTTTCAGGGTTAAAACATTTCTGTTTTCGCAAAATACCAAAGGCAAAACCAACCAGTTATTGGCTGTGCCAACTTGTCCGTCAGCCCGGTGATAACCCATGAAAGTCTTATCTTTGAATCGCTCAACATTTGGAGCGGTCCAATGAAACTCGTTTGTTTTATTTGGATCGTATTCGGTTGCCTTGTGTTCTGTATTATTTACGGTAATTGCCTCGCCGCTATTGATTGCTTTGCTTGCTGTACCTACAACCAAACCGTACATAAACATTTCATCGCCAACAGCAAGATCATTAATCGAAAACTTGTGTTTTGCCTTAATATCTTCCTGTAAAGTGATATTGATATCATTAACACAAATAATCTCACCTTTTGCAAGGTTTGTAAGAGCAACGGCAAGATTGTCGCTGCTGTTTATCGTGATTGCTTTATTCATGATTGTTAAAATTTAAAGTTGCTGATTGCTGCATCTTTATTCAATTTTTCCAACTGACTGGTCATCATTTCTGTTAAACCGTTAATTTGATTTAAATCAGTATCCCAGAATGAGACTTCGCCCAATACTTTACGGATGATAGCTTCCGGTGTTTCAGCTGTGGCTGAAAGAGTAGAGAAGAAGGCAATTACTTCTTCATTGTCTTGAATGGTAAAAGATTCTGATAGATAAAGTTTAATCAGATAGGTAAAGGCCAAAACCAATCCTTCGGGCAACTTGTTGTTTGTTTTTAAAGAGTCAAGCAGCGAAGGCAACACACGTACTTTGTATTTTGATATTGAGTTTAGTGCGATTGATTTTAATTCATGATGAATGAATGGATTCATGAATCGTTCCAAAACCTCGGTTGCGTACAATTCCAATTCTGCTTTTGGCAGATTTATAGTTGGTGCAATTTCATTGAAAATGATGTGACGAACAAATTCACCTACATTATCGCTTTCAACCGATTCGCGAACTGTTTCAATACCGTTTAGTAAAGCAACAGGAACCATTGATGTATGGGCACCATTCAGAATACGAACTTTTCGGGTGCGGTAAGGCGATAAATCTTTTGTATAGATCACATTCAAGCCACATTTGTCAGCAGGAAAAGTTTTTTGAATTTCTTCGCATCCTTCAATTACCCACAAGTGGAAAATTTCAGAGGATACTACTAAATTGTCATCAAAACCGATTGATTTTTTGATTTCGTCAATTTCGTCTTTTGGATATCCTGGAACAATACGGTCTACCAAAGTATTTGCAAAATAATTGGATTTGTCAACCCATTGAGTAAACTCTTCCGATAAATCCCATAATTTGGCATAGTCTAAAATCGCTTTTTTAAGCTTCTCGCCATTTTTGTCGATCAATTCAACAGGAATAAATTTCAATCCTTTTGCAGTGTCGCCATTAAAATGAGTAAATCGACTCAAAAGAAGCTGCGTTAATTTTCCAGGATAAGTAGCAGCAAGTTCGCCATCTTTAGGACAGTCGTCCGTTTTAAAAACAATACCAGCTTCGGTTGTGTTCGAAATCACCAATTCCAATTCATTCAGAATTGCCAAATCATCGTATTCTTTCTTTTGTTCGAATGGGTTGATTGCTTTTTGTACGCAGGAGATCAGTCTGGTTTCGCTGATTGCTTTTCCGTCTTTTAGTCCGCGGTAAATATGATGATATAGATTATCTTGTTTTCTTAGAAGATCAGTCATACCAAATTCAATTGGTTGAACAATAGCCACACCCGAATTGTAATTGTGTTCTTTATTCATGATGTCAATCATCCAATCAACAAAGGCTCTCAAAAAATTTCCTTCTCCAAATTGAAGAATTTTAATCGGTAATTCTTGTGATGGTACTGTTTCTCTATTTAACTGTCTCATAACTTAATTTTTAAAAATAAATGTGAAGAAATTGCGATTCAATTTATTTGCGGTAACGTTACCGCAAATTTTATTAAAAAAACCTTTACGAATAAAGGATA is a genomic window containing:
- a CDS encoding pectinesterase family protein, producing MKYIWIIAWLTVFTNCAIADNKGDIVVAADGTGDYISLTEAIDHLPFYNYQRLVIFVKNGVYNEKIRIEQDYLTIRGESRDSTIIQYAQLREDWQKNRDYIGPAVINIHADDIILDNLTIRNTQPRLGPHAFTIYGTGTRTIITNCNVTSNGGDTVSLWNYKEGMYYHDNCCFEGGVDFVCPRGWCYISNSSFKELMNTAAVWHAATTNKNQKFVLSNCEFMGVDSFYLARHHYDAQFYFLNCIFPSEMRDKSIVHVFYPDKPEKSRPYLYGDRYNFYNCNRKKGNYLWFANNIDSSSAAKISPEWTFDQKWNPEDTSSIKVVKAEYENQSLFLWFDEIVMPVGDLKIQTKSGKVFSYFNGVGRERFEFKGENTLTEEELQQEFELVSGTIQSIKATVKPRTFK
- a CDS encoding altronate dehydratase family protein, translated to MNKAITINSSDNLAVALTNLAKGEIICVNDINITLQEDIKAKHKFSINDLAVGDEMFMYGLVVGTASKAINSGEAITVNNTEHKATEYDPNKTNEFHWTAPNVERFKDKTFMGYHRADGQVGTANNWLVLPLVFCENRNVLTLKKAFEKVLGKKKTNPYENLVQDMAAGYQSGVSFEGLSLAKAEDLDQKQVFDQINIKFITHEGGCGGTREDSDSLCRLLAGYLKNPNVAGATVLSLGCQNAQVSILQEAIKNLDPNLDKPVLIFDQQTIGNETVMLEKAIKETFKGLVEANKIERKPAPLSKLTIGLECGGSDGFSGISANPALGRVADLITALGGKAILSEFPELCGVEQELMSRTGNPEHADKFIKIMRAYAQAAIDAGSGFDMNPSPGNIKDGLITDAMKSAGASKKGGSSPINDVLDYTEYVKHDGLSLLCTPGNDVESTTGLVGSGANVVLFTTGLGTPTGNPVAPVLKVSSNTELSKKMSDIIDINAGVVIDGTQTLDELGESMLEHIIKVASGEIECKADQLNQEDFIPWKRGVSL
- a CDS encoding tagaturonate reductase; this translates as MRQLNRETVPSQELPIKILQFGEGNFLRAFVDWMIDIMNKEHNYNSGVAIVQPIEFGMTDLLRKQDNLYHHIYRGLKDGKAISETRLISCVQKAINPFEQKKEYDDLAILNELELVISNTTEAGIVFKTDDCPKDGELAATYPGKLTQLLLSRFTHFNGDTAKGLKFIPVELIDKNGEKLKKAILDYAKLWDLSEEFTQWVDKSNYFANTLVDRIVPGYPKDEIDEIKKSIGFDDNLVVSSEIFHLWVIEGCEEIQKTFPADKCGLNVIYTKDLSPYRTRKVRILNGAHTSMVPVALLNGIETVRESVESDNVGEFVRHIIFNEIAPTINLPKAELELYATEVLERFMNPFIHHELKSIALNSISKYKVRVLPSLLDSLKTNNKLPEGLVLAFTYLIKLYLSESFTIQDNEEVIAFFSTLSATAETPEAIIRKVLGEVSFWDTDLNQINGLTEMMTSQLEKLNKDAAISNFKF